From one Halosimplex rubrum genomic stretch:
- the pyrH gene encoding UMP kinase: MKTVVSIGGSVLVPSVGPERVRAYADAVESLDADGHTLGTVVGGGPTAREYIGAARELGANEIELDQLGIEVTRLNGRLLIAALDERAAPTPPESYETGREAIRRGDIPVMGGTVAGQTTDAVSAAFAEYVNADLLVYATSVDGVYDADPGEDPDAAKFSEITADELVGLIADLEMDAGSNAPVDLLAAKIVQRSGIRTVVLDGTDPAAVERAIRTGDHDGTDVVPEGVGAAPAEWSDR, encoded by the coding sequence ATGAAAACAGTCGTCTCTATCGGCGGGAGCGTCCTCGTTCCGTCGGTGGGTCCGGAGCGAGTGCGGGCCTACGCGGACGCGGTCGAATCGCTCGACGCCGACGGTCACACTCTCGGGACCGTCGTCGGCGGCGGCCCGACGGCCCGCGAGTACATCGGGGCCGCCCGCGAGCTGGGCGCCAACGAGATCGAGCTGGACCAGCTGGGGATCGAGGTGACTCGACTCAACGGCCGCCTGCTCATCGCCGCGCTCGACGAGCGCGCGGCGCCGACCCCGCCCGAGAGCTACGAGACCGGGCGCGAGGCCATCCGTCGCGGTGACATCCCGGTGATGGGGGGGACCGTCGCCGGCCAGACCACTGACGCCGTCAGCGCCGCCTTCGCCGAGTACGTCAACGCCGACCTGCTGGTCTACGCCACCAGCGTCGACGGCGTCTACGACGCCGACCCGGGTGAGGACCCCGACGCCGCGAAGTTCTCGGAGATCACCGCCGACGAGCTGGTCGGGCTGATCGCCGACCTGGAGATGGACGCCGGCAGCAACGCCCCCGTCGACCTGCTGGCCGCGAAGATCGTCCAGCGGTCGGGCATCCGCACGGTCGTCCTCGACGGGACCGACCCCGCGGCCGTCGAGCGAGCGATCCGAACCGGCGACCACGACGGCACCGACGTGGTCCCCGAGGGCGTCGGGGCGGCGCCCGCCGAGTGGAGCGACCGATGA
- a CDS encoding class I SAM-dependent methyltransferase: MTEEVKEWWELTARWFQDDIDLDVGVNWTGMSADNDLRLLLDVAGKDVLELGCGGGQCSVALAERGANVTGIDLSTEQLAFARDLSDERDTDVAFRQGDVTDLGMFDDDSFDVAFNAYVFQWVEDLAACFREAHRVLRSGGRFVFSMPHPVYGLADPESHEIEESYFDTGRQVTPQDDLDVDMVTYRHSVADVHNALVGAGFRVERMLEPGSADPDDYEEGPWGEHRPELLAKLPSTLIFEGRAA, translated from the coding sequence ATGACTGAGGAAGTGAAGGAGTGGTGGGAGCTGACGGCCCGCTGGTTCCAGGACGACATCGATCTGGACGTGGGGGTCAACTGGACCGGCATGAGCGCGGACAACGACCTGCGGCTCCTGCTGGACGTGGCCGGCAAGGACGTGCTGGAACTGGGCTGTGGCGGCGGCCAGTGCTCGGTCGCGCTCGCCGAACGGGGCGCGAACGTGACGGGTATCGACCTCTCGACGGAGCAACTCGCCTTCGCTCGCGATCTGTCCGACGAGCGCGACACCGACGTGGCGTTCCGCCAGGGCGACGTGACGGACCTGGGGATGTTCGACGACGACAGCTTCGACGTGGCGTTCAACGCCTACGTCTTCCAGTGGGTCGAGGACCTGGCGGCCTGCTTCCGGGAGGCCCACCGCGTGCTCCGCTCGGGCGGCCGGTTCGTCTTCTCGATGCCTCACCCGGTCTACGGCCTGGCCGACCCCGAGAGTCACGAGATCGAGGAGAGCTACTTCGACACGGGTCGGCAGGTCACGCCGCAGGACGACCTCGACGTCGACATGGTGACCTACCGTCACTCGGTCGCCGACGTACACAACGCGCTCGTCGGGGCGGGGTTTCGGGTCGAGCGGATGCTCGAACCCGGGTCTGCGGACCCCGACGACTACGAGGAGGGGCCCTGGGGCGAGCACAGGCCCGAGTTGCTGGCGAAGCTGCCGTCGACGCTGATATTCGAGGGGCGGGCGGCGTGA
- the hisS gene encoding histidine--tRNA ligase: MYEGLKGFTDFYPDEMAPLREVIDTIEDTARAYGFRETSTPALEPAEMWTDKSGEDIVDELYDFEDKGGRHVTLTPELTPTVARMVVAKQQALSKPIKWVSTRPFWRYEQVQQGRFRELYQTNADIFGSSEPEADAEVLAFAADSLTNLGLDGSEFEFRVSHRDILGELLRSFDADVDTTEAIRAVDKRAKVDEGEYLGLLSDAGLSYDQAREFDDLLVAGDDDLSALTDFSDSDDLAAAVENLRNVLAAAEDFGVREYCDVSLTTARGLDYYTGVVFECFDASGEVSRSIFGGGRYDHLIEEFGGQSTPAVGVGIGVMNSTLPLLLQTHDAWPGEGIATDYYVLQVGDVRSVASRIARDLRERGHVVETDVSDRSFGAQMNYADSIDAETVVIVGERDLENDEVTVKDMESGDQTNVPVAEFPGDSERPTYDEFA, encoded by the coding sequence ATGTACGAGGGACTGAAGGGGTTCACCGACTTCTACCCCGACGAGATGGCCCCGCTCCGGGAGGTCATCGACACCATCGAGGACACCGCCCGGGCCTACGGCTTCCGGGAGACGTCGACGCCGGCCTTAGAGCCGGCGGAGATGTGGACCGACAAGAGCGGCGAGGACATCGTCGACGAACTCTACGACTTCGAGGACAAGGGCGGCCGCCACGTCACGCTCACTCCGGAGCTCACGCCGACGGTCGCGCGGATGGTCGTCGCCAAACAGCAGGCGCTGTCGAAGCCGATCAAGTGGGTCTCGACGCGGCCGTTCTGGCGCTACGAGCAGGTCCAGCAGGGCCGGTTCCGCGAACTCTACCAGACCAACGCCGACATCTTCGGCTCCTCGGAACCGGAAGCCGACGCCGAGGTGCTCGCGTTCGCCGCCGACTCGCTGACCAACCTCGGCCTCGACGGCTCGGAGTTCGAGTTCCGCGTCTCTCACCGCGACATCCTGGGGGAACTCCTGCGGTCGTTCGACGCCGACGTGGACACCACCGAGGCCATCCGCGCCGTCGACAAGCGCGCGAAGGTCGACGAGGGGGAGTACCTCGGCCTGCTGTCCGACGCCGGCCTCTCCTACGACCAGGCCCGGGAGTTCGACGACCTGCTCGTCGCCGGCGACGACGATCTGTCGGCGCTGACGGACTTTTCAGACAGCGACGACCTCGCGGCGGCAGTCGAGAACCTGCGGAACGTCCTCGCGGCCGCCGAGGACTTCGGCGTCCGGGAGTACTGCGACGTGTCCCTGACGACCGCACGCGGGCTGGACTACTACACCGGCGTCGTCTTCGAGTGTTTCGACGCCTCGGGCGAAGTATCGCGCTCGATCTTCGGCGGCGGCCGCTACGACCACCTTATCGAGGAGTTCGGCGGGCAGTCGACCCCGGCGGTGGGCGTCGGCATCGGCGTCATGAACTCGACGCTCCCGCTCCTGTTGCAGACCCACGACGCCTGGCCGGGCGAGGGCATCGCGACGGACTACTACGTCCTGCAGGTCGGCGACGTGCGCTCGGTGGCCTCCCGCATCGCCCGCGACCTGCGCGAGCGCGGCCACGTCGTCGAGACCGACGTGAGCGACCGCTCTTTCGGCGCGCAGATGAACTACGCCGACTCCATCGACGCCGAGACGGTCGTGATCGTCGGCGAGCGCGACCTGGAGAACGACGAGGTGACCGTCAAGGACATGGAGAGCGGCGACCAGACGAACGTCCCCGTCGCGGAGTTCCCCGGCGACAGCGAGCGGCCGACCTACGACGAGTTCGCCTGA
- a CDS encoding DUF7411 family protein, giving the protein MPTVATLFSAGKDSALAATLLDPFYDVVLCSCTFALENGPAVVDTAREAGERVGLAVERVELDESVAREAVDRMVADGYPRNGIQLVHEHALETVAARAAVGGGSFSAVADGTRRDDRAPVIDRPFAQSLEDRNGIDYLRPLAGYGRGAIDELADRLLDVETGPSEQLPTGDYETELRALMADEHGEGTVSEVFPEHVQSRVTGRTE; this is encoded by the coding sequence ATGCCGACGGTCGCCACGCTGTTCTCCGCCGGCAAGGACTCCGCGCTCGCGGCCACGCTCCTCGACCCGTTCTACGACGTGGTGCTGTGTAGCTGCACGTTCGCGCTGGAGAACGGACCGGCGGTCGTCGACACCGCTCGCGAGGCCGGCGAACGAGTGGGGCTTGCCGTGGAACGGGTCGAACTGGACGAGTCGGTGGCTCGCGAGGCCGTCGACCGGATGGTCGCGGACGGCTACCCCCGGAACGGGATTCAACTGGTCCACGAGCACGCCCTGGAGACGGTCGCGGCCCGCGCGGCGGTCGGTGGGGGATCGTTTTCGGCGGTCGCGGACGGTACCCGCCGCGACGACCGCGCGCCCGTGATCGATCGACCGTTCGCCCAGAGCCTGGAGGACAGGAACGGGATCGACTACCTCCGCCCGCTCGCGGGCTACGGCCGCGGGGCTATCGACGAGTTAGCCGACCGGCTGTTGGACGTGGAGACCGGCCCGAGCGAGCAGCTCCCGACCGGGGACTACGAGACCGAGCTTCGCGCGCTGATGGCCGACGAGCACGGCGAGGGGACCGTCTCGGAGGTGTTCCCCGAGCACGTCCAGTCGCGGGTGACGGGGCGGACCGAGTGA
- a CDS encoding transcriptional regulator FilR1 domain-containing protein, which produces MPNYDRNSSDKDTEFEMTQSKARKANEIFSWFGGSEQRIQLFADLYGGISQKEMKRKYNDSFLSNQRENLNSFGFYRKDGDTHRLTPLGEKVYEPFIELCRQAQIVEELRPILHAIPSDSDNTPPIEDLYQAVRRGEVRVVAENMVNEFAVLTSYREAVGESQTLREVVIGILRPHGFHDQVTEGELQAEYIYPSKVLEEITNNADRLELAQEHAEMSVDHHIIDEQFPFNLSILDQSVIIWARRPTENKYRVMLETDASEIREWATDLFERKKAAAEPVDWSQ; this is translated from the coding sequence ATGCCCAACTATGACCGAAACTCGAGCGATAAGGACACCGAGTTTGAGATGACCCAGTCGAAGGCCAGAAAGGCCAACGAGATCTTCAGCTGGTTCGGTGGGAGCGAACAACGGATTCAGCTGTTCGCAGACCTCTACGGCGGGATTTCACAGAAGGAAATGAAACGGAAGTACAACGATAGCTTCCTGTCTAACCAGCGTGAGAATCTAAACTCGTTTGGATTCTACAGGAAGGACGGTGACACACACCGCCTGACACCGCTCGGAGAGAAGGTGTACGAACCGTTCATCGAACTGTGCAGACAGGCGCAGATCGTCGAGGAACTCCGTCCGATCCTTCACGCCATTCCATCGGACAGCGATAACACCCCACCGATCGAGGACCTCTATCAGGCAGTCAGACGAGGAGAGGTTCGCGTAGTGGCGGAGAACATGGTTAACGAGTTTGCAGTCCTGACTAGCTACCGGGAGGCTGTCGGCGAATCGCAGACGCTGCGGGAAGTCGTAATCGGAATCCTTCGTCCACACGGGTTCCACGACCAAGTGACCGAAGGAGAACTTCAAGCGGAGTACATCTACCCTTCGAAGGTTCTCGAAGAGATCACGAACAACGCCGATCGACTGGAACTCGCGCAGGAACACGCCGAAATGAGCGTAGATCATCACATCATCGACGAGCAGTTCCCGTTCAATTTGAGCATTCTCGATCAGTCTGTCATCATCTGGGCACGGCGACCGACTGAAAACAAATACAGGGTGATGCTCGAGACCGATGCGAGCGAAATCAGGGAGTGGGCGACAGATCTGTTCGAACGGAAGAAAGCAGCTGCTGAGCCGGTCGATTGGTCGCAGTAA
- the truA gene encoding tRNA pseudouridine(38-40) synthase TruA: MRAYRLAYDGRPFRGFQRQPDVSTVEDAVFDALRDLDVLAEGVDKPDGYAAAGRTDAGVSARAQTVAFETPAWLSARAFNSELPASVRAWASADVGTEFHATHDAVSRTYRYHLYAPRDGGGRPLDEVRVRDALDRLAGEHDFHNLTPDDEGTRRDLSTTVERDGDFLVVRLEAGGFARQLVRRVVGLAAEVGRGESDLGKVDRVFAAEEIEGPEGVAPAAPYPLALWDVAYPGVAFEVDEDASESAREVFGARATEFLTRGRVAGEIRDSLE, from the coding sequence ATGCGCGCTTATCGCCTCGCCTACGACGGCCGCCCGTTCCGCGGCTTCCAGCGCCAGCCCGACGTATCGACCGTCGAGGACGCCGTCTTCGACGCGCTCCGTGACCTGGACGTGCTGGCGGAAGGGGTGGACAAACCCGACGGGTACGCCGCCGCGGGTCGCACCGACGCCGGGGTGTCCGCGCGGGCCCAGACGGTCGCCTTCGAGACGCCCGCGTGGCTCTCGGCCCGGGCGTTCAACAGCGAGTTGCCCGCGTCCGTTCGGGCGTGGGCCAGTGCCGACGTGGGCACGGAGTTTCACGCCACCCACGACGCCGTCTCGCGGACGTATCGGTATCACCTGTACGCGCCACGTGACGGTGGCGGGAGACCGCTCGACGAGGTTCGGGTTCGCGACGCGCTCGACCGGCTCGCCGGCGAGCACGACTTTCACAACCTCACGCCCGACGACGAGGGGACACGTCGGGATCTGTCGACGACCGTCGAGCGCGACGGCGACTTTCTGGTCGTCCGGCTGGAGGCGGGCGGGTTCGCCCGGCAGTTGGTCCGTCGTGTGGTGGGGCTCGCCGCCGAGGTCGGTCGTGGGGAGTCCGACCTAGGGAAGGTCGACCGGGTGTTCGCAGCGGAGGAGATCGAGGGTCCCGAGGGCGTCGCGCCCGCGGCGCCGTACCCGCTGGCGTTGTGGGACGTGGCGTATCCGGGCGTTGCATTCGAGGTGGACGAGGACGCCTCCGAGAGCGCCCGCGAGGTGTTCGGAGCGCGTGCAACGGAGTTTTTGACCCGGGGACGCGTCGCCGGCGAAATTCGGGATTCGCTGGAGTGA
- a CDS encoding SHOCT domain-containing protein, translating to MGNDEDGIDWQRVGRVATEPDGSAHWGRIRSAVRGRGSREDTDLAPLVLVAAVWTLLGPVLAAVFPGNVGLAPWQAAGLGVVVLLGLVAAVADRLDEYEVTDDDVVIEELRARYAAGALSLAEFERRVERVVAEGPEAVDPSIGGEGSGTEGRDPVAILRERYARGEIDDAEYRRRLEGLGEDVPDRVSESA from the coding sequence ATGGGGAACGACGAGGACGGGATCGACTGGCAGCGCGTCGGTCGTGTCGCCACGGAACCCGACGGATCCGCTCACTGGGGCCGCATCCGGAGCGCCGTCCGCGGGCGCGGATCCCGTGAAGATACGGACCTGGCGCCGCTCGTTCTCGTCGCCGCCGTCTGGACGCTCCTCGGTCCGGTTCTCGCCGCCGTCTTCCCCGGCAACGTCGGGTTGGCGCCCTGGCAGGCCGCCGGCCTCGGCGTCGTCGTCCTGCTCGGACTGGTCGCCGCGGTCGCCGACCGCCTCGACGAGTACGAGGTGACCGACGACGACGTAGTGATCGAAGAACTGCGCGCCCGCTACGCCGCCGGCGCGCTCTCGCTGGCCGAGTTCGAGCGCCGAGTCGAGCGCGTGGTCGCGGAGGGTCCCGAGGCGGTCGACCCGTCCATCGGCGGCGAGGGCTCGGGCACCGAAGGCCGCGACCCGGTCGCGATCCTCCGGGAGCGCTACGCTCGCGGGGAGATCGACGACGCGGAGTACCGCCGCCGGCTGGAGGGACTCGGCGAAGACGTGCCCGACCGCGTCTCGGAGTCCGCCTGA
- a CDS encoding lysylphosphatidylglycerol synthase transmembrane domain-containing protein: protein MNGDRWATVVGFVGAALVLAALVWVVGIGDILSELRGIEPRFLLVILGVAVAWLFLWGMALRTVLGALDAPLSVGMSGFVFAGAVFSNNVTPFGQAGGEPVSGYLISRATDSEYETGLAAIASVDALHFVPSIGYAMVGLTFVVAGAAEFGRNLVFATTALVALAVGIPAAAYFGWQYRYELEATVVRAATPVVRFLGRVVPRRSPPTAEAIERRIEGFFGAIERVATSRATLLEAVGFSALGWLAMCASLWLSVYALGHAVPFSAVLLVVPMGAVAGMTPLPGGLGGVDAVLIALLVSTTGISGGVAGAAVLVHRGATYVFPTVVGGGVAFALGVGD from the coding sequence ATGAACGGGGACAGGTGGGCGACGGTCGTCGGCTTCGTCGGCGCTGCGCTGGTCCTCGCGGCGCTCGTGTGGGTCGTCGGCATCGGCGACATCCTCTCGGAGCTTCGCGGGATCGAACCCCGGTTCCTGCTCGTGATCCTCGGCGTCGCGGTCGCGTGGCTGTTCCTCTGGGGGATGGCGCTGCGGACGGTACTGGGCGCGCTCGACGCTCCCCTCTCGGTCGGGATGAGCGGGTTCGTCTTCGCCGGCGCGGTCTTCTCGAACAACGTCACGCCCTTCGGTCAGGCGGGCGGCGAACCGGTCAGCGGCTACCTCATCTCGCGGGCGACCGACAGCGAGTACGAGACCGGCCTGGCCGCCATCGCGTCGGTCGACGCGCTCCACTTCGTCCCCTCCATCGGCTACGCCATGGTGGGGCTCACGTTCGTCGTCGCCGGCGCCGCGGAGTTCGGGCGCAACCTCGTCTTCGCCACGACCGCCCTGGTCGCCCTCGCGGTCGGTATCCCCGCGGCCGCCTACTTCGGCTGGCAGTACCGCTACGAACTCGAGGCCACCGTCGTCCGCGCGGCCACGCCCGTCGTTCGCTTTCTCGGCCGGGTCGTCCCGCGCAGGTCTCCGCCCACCGCCGAGGCGATCGAGCGCCGCATCGAGGGCTTCTTCGGCGCCATCGAACGGGTCGCCACGAGCCGCGCGACGCTGCTGGAGGCCGTCGGCTTCTCGGCGCTCGGCTGGCTGGCGATGTGCGCGTCGCTGTGGCTGTCGGTGTACGCGCTGGGTCACGCGGTCCCGTTCTCGGCCGTCCTGCTCGTCGTCCCGATGGGGGCGGTCGCCGGGATGACGCCGCTGCCCGGCGGACTCGGCGGCGTCGACGCCGTGTTGATCGCCCTGCTCGTCTCGACGACCGGGATCTCCGGCGGCGTCGCCGGCGCGGCCGTCCTCGTCCACCGCGGCGCCACCTACGTCTTCCCGACCGTCGTCGGCGGCGGCGTCGCGTTCGCCCTCGGCGTCGGCGACTGA
- the thiL gene encoding thiamine-phosphate kinase yields the protein MDERTALGLLGDRLSAAGDDAAVLDGQVVTTDMLHDRTDFPDGTTRYTAGWRAVGASLSDVAAMGADATAAVAVYAAPAFDEAELADFVDGASEVCAAVGAEYVGGDLDHHDEFTVATTALGDADEPVRRSGAEPGDAVCVTGTLGRSGAALRLFDRGGPGDIERANDLFRFEPRVAAGRALAGRATAMMDSSDGLARSLHQLAEASGCGFAVESPLPIDPVVDEVAADADDRLELGAFFGEDFELVCTVPEEALSAVRADVSVELTRIGAVVESGVTIDGESLPDRGYTH from the coding sequence ATGGACGAACGGACCGCGCTGGGGCTGCTCGGCGACCGTCTGTCGGCGGCGGGCGACGACGCCGCAGTCCTCGACGGCCAGGTCGTCACCACCGACATGCTCCACGACCGGACGGACTTCCCCGACGGGACGACCCGCTACACCGCCGGCTGGCGCGCCGTCGGCGCCTCCCTCTCGGACGTGGCCGCGATGGGCGCCGACGCCACCGCCGCCGTCGCCGTCTACGCCGCCCCCGCCTTCGACGAGGCGGAACTCGCCGACTTCGTCGACGGCGCGAGCGAGGTCTGTGCGGCCGTCGGCGCCGAGTACGTCGGCGGCGACCTCGACCACCACGACGAGTTCACCGTCGCCACCACCGCGCTGGGCGACGCCGACGAGCCCGTCCGACGGTCCGGCGCCGAACCCGGAGACGCGGTCTGCGTCACCGGCACGCTCGGACGGAGCGGGGCCGCCCTCCGACTGTTCGACCGGGGCGGCCCCGGCGACATCGAGCGCGCCAACGACCTGTTCCGGTTCGAACCTCGCGTGGCCGCCGGCCGTGCGTTGGCCGGCCGGGCGACCGCGATGATGGACTCCAGCGACGGGCTGGCCCGTTCACTCCACCAGCTCGCCGAGGCCAGCGGCTGCGGGTTCGCCGTCGAGTCCCCACTCCCGATCGACCCGGTCGTCGACGAGGTGGCCGCCGACGCCGACGACCGGCTGGAGCTGGGCGCGTTCTTCGGCGAGGACTTCGAACTCGTCTGTACGGTCCCCGAGGAGGCGCTGTCGGCTGTCCGCGCGGACGTGTCTGTCGAGTTGACCAGGATCGGCGCGGTCGTCGAGTCGGGCGTCACGATCGACGGCGAGTCGCTCCCGGATCGCGGGTACACTCACTGA
- a CDS encoding DNA-binding protein, with product MSGEPNDEELEKLRQEKMEQMQEQGGQGQGQGVDEEAMEAQREQREAQKKAMLRKHLTDEARKRLNTVQMSKPDFGDKVEQQVLALAQSGRIQGKIDDEKMKQLLKELQPDKKSFDIQRR from the coding sequence ATGAGCGGCGAACCGAACGACGAGGAGTTAGAGAAGCTCCGTCAGGAGAAGATGGAGCAGATGCAGGAACAGGGCGGTCAGGGCCAGGGCCAGGGCGTCGACGAGGAGGCCATGGAGGCCCAGCGCGAACAGCGCGAGGCCCAGAAGAAGGCCATGCTGCGCAAGCACCTCACCGACGAGGCACGCAAGCGGCTCAACACCGTCCAGATGTCCAAACCCGACTTCGGCGACAAGGTCGAACAGCAGGTGCTCGCGCTCGCCCAGAGCGGCCGCATCCAGGGCAAGATCGACGACGAGAAGATGAAACAGCTCCTCAAGGAGCTCCAGCCGGACAAGAAGAGCTTCGACATCCAGCGCCGGTAG
- a CDS encoding 30S ribosomal protein S19e, with translation MTTLYDVPAEDLNEAVAERLDEEDEVQEPDWLKFTKTGVGRELPPEQDDFWQIRAASLLRKVAVDGPTGVGALRTAYGGTKQGSNRYVVRPNQTTDGSGKIVRTALQQLEEAGYVQTAEGEGRRITPDGQSLLDDVAGEVLEDLDRPELERYA, from the coding sequence ATGACGACACTCTACGACGTGCCCGCGGAAGACCTCAACGAGGCGGTCGCCGAGCGCCTCGACGAGGAAGACGAGGTACAGGAACCCGACTGGCTCAAGTTCACGAAGACCGGCGTCGGCCGCGAGCTGCCGCCCGAACAGGACGACTTCTGGCAGATCCGCGCCGCCAGCCTCCTCCGGAAAGTCGCCGTCGACGGCCCCACCGGCGTCGGCGCGCTCCGGACGGCCTACGGCGGCACCAAGCAGGGTTCCAACCGCTACGTGGTCCGTCCGAACCAGACCACCGACGGCAGCGGCAAGATCGTCCGAACGGCGCTCCAGCAGCTCGAGGAAGCCGGCTACGTCCAGACCGCCGAGGGCGAGGGCCGCCGCATCACCCCCGACGGCCAGAGCCTCCTCGACGACGTCGCCGGCGAGGTCCTCGAGGACCTGGACCGTCCGGAACTCGAACGCTACGCCTGA
- a CDS encoding DUF7123 family protein — MSSILQPSNDDAPSKEQRLKAYLRQKAEDGEMYFKSKFIADEVGLSPKEIGALMVKIRDSATELEVEKWSYTSATTWRVEVA; from the coding sequence ATGAGCTCGATACTCCAGCCCTCCAACGACGACGCGCCGTCGAAAGAACAGCGACTCAAGGCGTATCTGCGCCAGAAGGCCGAGGACGGCGAGATGTACTTCAAGAGCAAGTTCATCGCGGACGAAGTCGGCCTGTCGCCCAAAGAGATCGGCGCGCTCATGGTGAAGATCCGCGACTCGGCCACCGAGCTCGAGGTCGAGAAGTGGTCCTACACGAGCGCGACCACGTGGCGCGTCGAAGTCGCCTGA
- a CDS encoding site-2 protease family protein has translation MDERRTPAEGPPVEDVESVFQVADVRVDDETVYYLGTPLASAEVLERELWGLFRDAGYDVSLTTRAQSSGPFDERPAVEGRFGPTRPQYVLVAEPRSPHIDGIPWTNLVFFVLTVLSTLYVGSIWYYVELDSPLALLEAWPFTAAILGVLAVHEFGHYVMIRYHDVDASLPYFIPFPSLIGTMGAVIRMRGRIPDRKALFDIGVSGPLAGLVATVVVTVIGLFLDPITVPERVASGGGAIRFNDPLLLVILAELTGQPLSYPDPGLAANPVIFGGWVGMFVTFLNLLPVGQFDGGHIVRAILGPRQETVAAAVPAALFGLAGYLYLAQEATNAVVLWVVWGVIAAGLAYAGPATPIRDDPIGPRRRALGVLTLALGLLCFTPVPFEILAG, from the coding sequence ATGGACGAGCGTCGCACGCCGGCGGAGGGGCCGCCGGTCGAGGACGTCGAGTCGGTCTTCCAGGTCGCCGACGTGCGCGTCGACGACGAGACGGTCTACTACCTGGGCACGCCGCTGGCGTCCGCCGAGGTTCTGGAGCGCGAGCTGTGGGGCCTGTTCCGCGACGCGGGCTACGACGTGTCGCTGACGACCCGCGCTCAGTCGTCCGGACCGTTCGACGAGCGGCCGGCCGTCGAGGGTCGCTTCGGGCCGACTCGCCCGCAGTACGTCCTCGTCGCCGAACCCCGCTCGCCCCACATCGACGGGATCCCGTGGACGAACCTCGTCTTCTTCGTCCTGACGGTGCTGTCGACGCTGTACGTCGGGTCGATCTGGTACTACGTCGAGCTCGACAGTCCGCTGGCCCTGCTGGAGGCGTGGCCCTTCACCGCCGCGATCCTCGGCGTGCTGGCTGTCCACGAGTTCGGCCACTACGTCATGATCCGCTACCACGACGTGGACGCGAGTCTCCCCTACTTCATCCCGTTCCCCTCGCTCATCGGGACGATGGGTGCGGTCATCCGCATGCGCGGGCGCATCCCCGACCGGAAGGCGCTGTTCGACATCGGCGTCTCCGGCCCGCTCGCGGGCCTGGTCGCGACGGTCGTCGTGACCGTGATCGGGCTGTTCCTGGACCCGATCACGGTCCCCGAGCGCGTCGCCAGCGGCGGCGGCGCGATCCGGTTCAACGACCCACTCCTGCTGGTTATCCTCGCCGAGCTGACCGGCCAGCCCCTCTCCTATCCGGACCCGGGGCTGGCGGCCAACCCAGTCATCTTCGGCGGCTGGGTCGGCATGTTCGTCACGTTCCTGAACCTCCTCCCGGTGGGGCAGTTCGACGGCGGCCACATCGTCCGCGCGATCCTCGGCCCCCGCCAGGAGACCGTCGCCGCCGCGGTCCCGGCGGCCCTCTTCGGCCTCGCGGGCTATCTCTATCTCGCACAGGAGGCGACCAACGCGGTCGTCCTCTGGGTCGTCTGGGGCGTCATCGCCGCCGGGCTGGCCTACGCCGGCCCCGCCACGCCGATCCGCGACGACCCGATCGGTCCCCGTCGTCGGGCCCTGGGCGTCCTGACGCTCGCGCTCGGTCTGCTCTGTTTCACGCCCGTGCCCTTCGAGATCCTGGCCGGGTGA